In one window of Juglans regia cultivar Chandler chromosome 3, Walnut 2.0, whole genome shotgun sequence DNA:
- the LOC109002516 gene encoding polygalacturonase QRT3 — protein sequence MKPLPILSFLLVLLVQEALGSSIEQALSQFREKIDGNSVYCLTERKFSSPEPSAKKRDGRIFYPIGYGADPSGEQDSSDAILQALGDAVQMQSGLELLPGISDFGGVTIHLQGGDYKISKPIRFPSSGVGNVVVRGGTLRASNTFPGDRHLIELWSENSPQSDQLWLQSNAFYYEDITFRDILFDSSYRGGGILIVDSVRIRVNNCFFLHFTTQGIIVKRGHETFISSCFLGQHSTAGGDKDERHFSGTAIDLSSNDNAVTDAAIFSAAIGIVLRGQANILTGVHCYNKATRFGGIGILVKLAGCSQTRIINCYLDYTAIVMEDPVQVHVSNGFFLGDANVVLKSIKGQVSGLNIVDNMFSGLAGNMVPIVQLDGKFNYIDQVVIDRNNVNGMRLKSTVGKLTVAGNGTRWEANFSSVLVFPHRINNLQYSLHTRGEPKFTAHAVTDVSNNVVAVESEKAVNGVVSVIVDQHSDTGEKQVFCM from the exons ATGAAACCCTTGCCAATATTGAGTTTCCTATTAGTATTGTTGGTACAAGAAGCCTTGGGTTCCAGCATTGAGCAAGCACTGTCTCAGTTTAGAGAAAAAATCGACGGAAATTCAGTCTATTGTCTTACCGAacgaaaattttcatctccGGAGCCTTCAGCCAAGAAAAGG GATGGGAGAATTTTCTATCCAATTGGGTATGGAGCAGACCCAAGCGGGGAACAAGACAGCAGTGATGCCATACTGCAGGCCCTGGGAGATGCCGTCCAAATGCAAAGTGGGTTGGAGTTGCTGCCTGGCATTAGCGACTTCGGAGGTGTGACGATCCATTTGCAAGGTGGAGACTACAAAATCAGCAAACCGATAAGGTTCCCTTCATCTGGTGTTGGCAATGTCGTg GTACGGGGAGGAACTTTGCGAGCATCGAATACATTTCCCGGTGATCGACATCTTATAGAACTGTGGTCAGAGAATTCTCCGCAATCCGACCAGCTGTGGCTCCAAAGTAATGCATTCTACTATGAGGACATCACCTTCCGGGACATCCTCTTTGATTCAAGCTACCGAGGAGGAGGGATTCTCATTGTTGATTCAGTCAGAATCCGGGTAAACAATTGCTTCTTTCTCCACTTCACAACACAGGGAATTATAGTTAAAAGGGGCCACGAGACCTTCATTTCAAGCTGCTTTCTTGGACAACATTCAACAGCCGGTGGGGATAAAGATGAGAGGCATTTCTCAGGCACTGCCATTGATCTTAGCAGCAATGACAATGCAGTCACGGATGCTGCAATTTTCTCTGCAGCAATCGGCATTGTATTGAGAGGTCAGGCAAACATTCTCACAGGAGTACATTGCTACAACAAGGCAACAAGGTTTGGTGGGATCGGAATATTGGTAAAACTGGCTGGATGCTCACAAACCAGGATAATTAACTGTTACTTGGATTACACTGCTATAGTCATGGAAGACCCTGTACAAGTTCATGTCAGTAATGGGTTTTTCCTAGGGGACGCTAATGTGGTCTTAAAATCGATTAAGGGTCAAGTCTCTGGGTTGAATATTGTGGATAACATGTTTAGTGGGCTGGCTGGGAATATGGTACCGATAGTTCAATTAGATGGGAAATTCAATTACATCGATCAAGTGGTAATTGACAGGAACAATGTGAATGGAATGAGGTTGAAATCAACTGTTGGAAAACTAACAGTGGCCGGAAATGGGACGAGATGGGAGGCTAATTTCTCGTCAGTCTTGGTATTTCCCCACCGGATTAATAATCTGCAGTACTCGCTGCACACTCGAGGAGAGCCTAAGTTTACAGCTCATGCAGTGACTGATGTGTCTAATAATGTGGTGGCTGTGGAGAGCGAGAAGGCCGTCAATGGGGTGGTCTCCGTAATTGTTGACCAGCATAGTGATACTGGAGAAAAACAAGTCTTCTGCATGTAA